In Segatella copri, the DNA window CGTTTCATATATTTTCAAGTTTCGTTAAACCAATAGTTCTTTCTGCAAAGATATATAAAAAAAAGGAAACTTACCGTCTTCCCGACGATAAGTTTCCCAAAAATTAGCTTTTTTAACCTTTCAGAGGAAAAAAGAAGCCAATTCACATTATTTTCTAAAACAACCAACACTTTACATGATGCCATCAGCGCGAAGTTTCTGCTGCCATTTCCAAGCAGAAGCCAACACATCTTCAAGCTTAGCCTCAGCCTTCCAGCCGAGTACCTTGTTCGCCTTGGTGCAATCACCCCAAATTTTCTCAATATCGCCCTCTCTTCGTGGACCATACTTCCAATTCAGTTTCACACCTGTAGCTTTTTCAAAAGTCTCAACAATTTCGAGAGTTGAGTTTCCATTACCTGTACCGATATTGAAATATTCGATAGGCTCAGTCTCCTTATCAAGAACACGTGCCATAGCAGCTACATGTGCCTTAGCCAAGTCTACAACATAAATATAGTCGCGGATACAGGTTCCATCAGGAGTATCATAATCATTACCAAAGATAGTGAGTTCCTTGCGGATACCCATAGCTGTCTGAGTAACGTATGGAATCAGATTGTTTGGCACACCATTTGGCAACTCACCAATCTCAGCAGAAGGATGTGCACCTATAGGATTGAAATATCTCAATACAATGCTCTTGATGGCTGCACCACTATGGATATAATCAGCTATGATCTGCTCATTAATCTCCTTAGTATTGCCATAAGGTGAAGTAGCCTTCTGATGTGGAGCCTCTTCTGTTACAGGCAAATTCTCAGGCTTTGGCTGACCATAAACGGTACAAGAAGAAGAGAAGATGATACCCTTTACCTGATACTTTGGCATAAGTTCCAGGAGATTAATGAGCGATACGATATTGTTGCGATAATACAACAATGGTTTCTGTACGCTCTCGCCTACTGCCTTACTTGCAGCAAAGTGAATGATACCCTTAATATCAGGATATTTCTGGAATACAGCCTCGGTAGCAGCCTTGTCGCGCAAGTCAACCTGTTCAAAAGCAGGGCGGATACCAGTAATCTTTTCGATACCATCGAGTACTTCAATCTTTGAGTTTGAGAGGTCATCTACGATAACAACATTGTAGCCTGCCTGCTGCAACTCTACTGTAGTATGGCTACCTATGAAGCCTGTACCACCTGTAACAAGAATAGTTTGTTTCATAATCAAATATAGTTAGTTTGAAGAATTATTATATTTCTTCTGCAAAAGTACTGCAAAAATCTGAAAAAGCAGAAAGATTTTTCAAAAAAATACTTTTTTCCTTTGTTTTATCTATTATTTATACTATCTTTGCAAAAGATAAATAGTAAAAAGGCTCTAAGAAAATGGAAAAAAACATGAAACATTATAATATAGAACAAGACATGAGATATTTGCAGTTGCTCTCTCAGTCGTTCCCTACTATAGCAGAGGCGAGCACCGAGATTATCAACCTGCAAGCCATCCTCAACCTGCCAAAGGGTACCGAGCATTTCCTTGCCGACATCCATGGTGAGTATGAGGCCTTCCTGCATGTACTGAAAAATGCATCAGGAAATATCAAGCGTAAGGTGAACGAACTCTTTGGCAATACCCTTCGCGAACAGGAGAAGCGAGAACTCTGCTCTCTTATTTACTATCCTGAGCAGAAACTGGAACTCGTCAAGCAGAACGAACCCGACATCAACGACTGGTATCACATCACCCTGCACCAGTTGGTGGCTGTATGCCGTGATGTTTCCAGCAAATATACCCGAAGCAAGGTGCGCAAATCGCTGCCATGCGATTTCTCGTATATTATCCAGGAGCTTTTGCACGAGCATACTGAAGATCATGACAAGACAGCCTATGTCAATGTTATTGTTGATACGATTATCAGCACAGGCAGAGCCGATGATTTCATCATCGCTATAGCCAACGTCATCCAGCGCCTGGCTATCGACCAGCTCCATATTCTGGGCGATATCTACGATAGAGGTCCAGGAGCCCACATCATCTTGGACAAGATGCGCCGCTACCACAGTTGGGACATCCAGTGGGGTAATCACGATGTACTATGGATGGGAGCAGCTGCCGGCAATGATGCCTGCATCTGTAATGTGATCCGTCTCTCCCTGCGATACGCCAACCTCTCGACATTGGAAGAAGGCTATGGCATCAACCTCGTACCACTCGCTACTTTTGCGATGGAAACCTACAAGGAGGATGATTGCAAAGAATTTCTGCCTAAGCTCAGCGGAGGTGCAGCAGCAATGGATGAAAAGACCCAGCGGCTCACCTCTCAGATGCACAAGGCTATAGCTGTCATCCAGTTTAAATTAGAGAGCCAGCTTTTCAAGAAGCATCCGGAATGGAAGATGAAAGACCGTTGTCTTTTTGACCATATCGATTACAGGAAAGGCAAGGTAGAGATTGACGGAAAAGAGTATGACATGACCTCATGCCACTTCCCTACCATCGATCCGGACAATCCAGACAAGCTATCTGAAGAAGAGGAAATTCTGATTCAGAAACTGCATCATTCGTTTATGGTCTGCGAGAAGCTGCACAAGCATATCAACGTTATGCTGCAGCATGGTTGCATGTACGCTATCTTCAACAACAACCTGCTTTTCCATGCTTCCTGTCCGCTCAACGAAGATGGTTCATTAAAAGAGGTAGAAATATATCCTGGCAAGAAATTCAGCGGCAGAGCCCTGATGCATCATACGGGCATGCAGATACGCACAGCTTTCCAATCAGATTCTGATCCGAATGAAAAGGAATATGCCATCGATTATTTCATCTACCTATGGTGCGGTCCTGACAGTCCGCTCTTCGACAAGAGTAAGATGGCCACCTTCGAGCGCTATTTCATTACCGATAAGGAGACTCATAAAGAAGAGAAGGGATACTACTTCCTGTTGCGCGATAACGAACAGGTTATCGACCATATTATGGATGAGTTTGGGGTAACCGGTCCTAACCGCCATATCATCAATGGGCACGTGCCCGTTCGCACAACCAAGGGCGAGAACCCTATCAAGGCAAACGGTAAGCTGATGGTTATCGATGGAGGTTTCTCTAAAGCCTACCACAACGAGACTGGCATTGCCGGCTACACCTTAGTATATCACTCCCGCGGATTTCAGCTGGTCCAGCACGAGCCATTTACGAGTATGGAAGATGCCATCAAGCGAGGTACCGACATCAAGAGTACCACACAGATTGTAGAAATGTCGAACCGCCGAATGCTGGTAGCCGACACTGATATAGGTTGCGAACTCCGTAAGCAGATAGAAGACCTGAAAGAGCTTCTCTATGCTTACCGACATGGTTTCATCAAGGAATCAGAAAGGAAGAAGTAAGAAACCGAGCATACTACAAAAAAGCCCCCGGTGCTACATGCATCGAGGGCTTTTTTTTTCAGAATTTTCTGAACCGCAATCTCAGGGTTTTACTCTTCAGTTGCATCTTACCTCCGGTCATTACCTCCTTGGCAAAATGCTCATTCAGATGATTGATGCCACAGCTACGCAAAGAATCATTCATTTCTGTTAAAAGTACATCGCCTCCATAATCTTCATGCCATTTATTACGATAAACAGATGTAATCAGCAAACTGTCGGAGGTTTGCTCAAAACGGAGATAAAATCCTCTACCAGCCTCGAAGCGATCATAATCAGCAACCTGAATCAACTTATACTGGCAGCCCCAGAACACGCGCTTATCTGCAAAGTTACAAGTACCCCCTGTAGCTAAAGTATCTACCTGCTCCAGATGCCAGAAACCATCCAAATCACCATTCTGGCTTGTTTCTACCTCACATGAGCTTAGAGTGAGCATCATAACAGCAAGGGAAAGCACCCCTATTATCTTTTTCATATTTTCTATCTTA includes these proteins:
- the galE gene encoding UDP-glucose 4-epimerase GalE is translated as MKQTILVTGGTGFIGSHTTVELQQAGYNVVIVDDLSNSKIEVLDGIEKITGIRPAFEQVDLRDKAATEAVFQKYPDIKGIIHFAASKAVGESVQKPLLYYRNNIVSLINLLELMPKYQVKGIIFSSSCTVYGQPKPENLPVTEEAPHQKATSPYGNTKEINEQIIADYIHSGAAIKSIVLRYFNPIGAHPSAEIGELPNGVPNNLIPYVTQTAMGIRKELTIFGNDYDTPDGTCIRDYIYVVDLAKAHVAAMARVLDKETEPIEYFNIGTGNGNSTLEIVETFEKATGVKLNWKYGPRREGDIEKIWGDCTKANKVLGWKAEAKLEDVLASAWKWQQKLRADGIM
- a CDS encoding lipocalin-like domain-containing protein; translation: MKKIIGVLSLAVMMLTLSSCEVETSQNGDLDGFWHLEQVDTLATGGTCNFADKRVFWGCQYKLIQVADYDRFEAGRGFYLRFEQTSDSLLITSVYRNKWHEDYGGDVLLTEMNDSLRSCGINHLNEHFAKEVMTGGKMQLKSKTLRLRFRKF
- a CDS encoding fructose-1,6-bisphosphatase, which gives rise to MKHYNIEQDMRYLQLLSQSFPTIAEASTEIINLQAILNLPKGTEHFLADIHGEYEAFLHVLKNASGNIKRKVNELFGNTLREQEKRELCSLIYYPEQKLELVKQNEPDINDWYHITLHQLVAVCRDVSSKYTRSKVRKSLPCDFSYIIQELLHEHTEDHDKTAYVNVIVDTIISTGRADDFIIAIANVIQRLAIDQLHILGDIYDRGPGAHIILDKMRRYHSWDIQWGNHDVLWMGAAAGNDACICNVIRLSLRYANLSTLEEGYGINLVPLATFAMETYKEDDCKEFLPKLSGGAAAMDEKTQRLTSQMHKAIAVIQFKLESQLFKKHPEWKMKDRCLFDHIDYRKGKVEIDGKEYDMTSCHFPTIDPDNPDKLSEEEEILIQKLHHSFMVCEKLHKHINVMLQHGCMYAIFNNNLLFHASCPLNEDGSLKEVEIYPGKKFSGRALMHHTGMQIRTAFQSDSDPNEKEYAIDYFIYLWCGPDSPLFDKSKMATFERYFITDKETHKEEKGYYFLLRDNEQVIDHIMDEFGVTGPNRHIINGHVPVRTTKGENPIKANGKLMVIDGGFSKAYHNETGIAGYTLVYHSRGFQLVQHEPFTSMEDAIKRGTDIKSTTQIVEMSNRRMLVADTDIGCELRKQIEDLKELLYAYRHGFIKESERKK